A stretch of DNA from Vanrija pseudolonga chromosome 6, complete sequence:
GAAGTACGCCTCGTTTACTGCGCGACACCTGCGGCCTCGGCAGACAGACGCTTTCACCGTCCGAAAATCCCCCCCCAACAGTCTTAGCGTGTGCTGCGTAGTGCGCTGCCTGCTTCCtgcagcgtgtcgtcgccgcccgcccccgccccgcccgcatCCGTTCCTAAACTCTTTGGCATCAAGCTTATCGTTTCCTTTTACGATCTCTCTTCTCTCTTTCTCCACCCATCACCCCACCCAACAACCACGCACCACACcgcacaccacaccacacatCCACCACACAACACACATCACAAACTACACATCTTTACATCCACTTGCTCCCCCACCCAACGCACTTGGCTGGCCCTCGGCAGCACAGCCTACTTCGTCGTATACGGGAACGACCGACCGGCTTACCCCCCTGTCGGTCGATACAACAACACACTtgaccacccacccaaccaaccccaccacccctcgCCCCCATCACCACCAACCACACCACCATCGTCCATGGTCATGTACCCATCATCTTCCACCCAGCAACCGGCAGCTATATGCGCCCTCAAGTCGCCCGCCGATGCGTACGTTACGCGACGGATAGCCTTTTTAACCATATTGACGTGACATCTCAGCATCCACATTCTCGAGGCTGTGCGCCTGGGCATTGTCCCAAGAGTGACTCGACGCCTTACTGGCCATGAGCGTTCGATGATCAGGCCTGGGACGGTCTGGGTCTGGGAAGAGGGtaagtggcggcggcgccgcagcagcacccaggGTTACATGATGACTGACCCGATATTCCAGAGGAAACGAATATGCGCCGGTGGACCGATGGGCGTCGCTGGGGCGCCtcgcgcgtcggcggtggcggcttCCTCGTCTACACCGAGTAAGTTTCTTGTTACCTATTCTGTGCATGCGGCGGCTCACACCGCCAAACAGGTCCTCGGACTCAATGTCCCCACCTCCGTCGCGTGGCGACTCGCCCTCATACGGTAGCCAGGGCGGGTACTATGCCAATGGCCGCGATGCTTCCACATCGACACCTCCACGGCGTCCAGAACCCTTGGTCAAGCAGACGTACTCGACAAGCATGACCCACCCTGTCACGGCCAAGGTTAAAAAGTTCCACGTGGTGGCATACTCGTCCAAGGTGAGTCGCACTGGATACCGGATTGCAACCCCTGTGCCTAACTCTTGTGCCCAGAGAAATCCCCAAGGTGACGGTTCCAACTCGCTGCCCTTGCCTCACCAGCTTCCCAACCTCGCCAACATCAAGATCACGCCTGGCATCTGGCCAGACTGGGAGACTCGTCGCGATGACTACGGCTCGCGTCGTGCACCATCCACGCCTCACAGCCAGGCGCCTCACTTGCCGCCTCACCACCCGGGACACCCCCATGCTCATCCCCATGTGCATCCTCACCACCTTGCAGCAACTGGCCCAAGCACACCAGTGACAGCAACAGCTGGCCCAATCCCACCACCGCCCGAGCCGTATCCTGTCCCTGTCGACCATCGCGACATGGCTCACtacccgccccctccccctggTGATCGGCGTGCCTCACCCGCGGAAGCAGGTCATCCCGCACACCACGACCGACGCGGATACGCGCCATACTATGACCCGTACGACCCCCGTCCCCCGCCTCACCACTATGAAGCGTATCCACCTCCGCCGGACAGATACCCTCACCCACCCGACCGCTACTACCCATACTacccgccacctcctccacctcccccgaCCGGCGACTACCGGTACGATGACCGGTACTATGAGCGCGGACGTGAGCGTGAACGCGTCGAACGCGAACGCGAAGACCCCGCGGCGGCTCACCGCAACCCGGCCGGCTACTACCCTCCGCACCCTTACTACCGCGACCACCAGCCGCCACCCCCTCGCGACCCCAGAGAAGGATCGTACCCCCCGCGTCCGACTAGCTCGCACTCGGCTGCTCACCTTGGCAAGCGCTCGCCGGACAGTCGTCCTTCCGGCGGCGAGATGCCCGAGGGCAAGCGCATGCCGTCGTGGTCGCCGGCtgctcacgccgcgccgagattCCCTCCGGCCCCTCCTAGCGACCGGGGCAGCTTACCTCCAACGAGTCACGGCCGCCACCCGTCGAGTGGATCGGTGCCTCCTATGGACCCCCGCAACGGGCGCGATTACCGCGACCACGACCCCCGCGATATGCGCGACCCCAGAGACATTCGCGACCCTCGCGACATGCGCGACGTCCCCCACCCTCAgtacgacgagcgcgagctctcTCGCCGCCACTCTCCCTCGCCTGCGAGAGCTGGCATGACCGCCGGTGGTGTAGGCTCGGGTCCGCTGACCTTACCTCCCCTCCGTGATGCCATTGACAAGAATGGCGAGAGAGTGAGCCCCCGtgctgccgagcgcgaggctgcCTGGGGCCGTGTCCCCGTATAATGTGAAAAACAACGACGCCACCGAGTGTCTGAATAGCTGTTTCTTAGCGTACTTGTACAATACATTGAGCGCTCTGACTGTCACTGTATGACCATAGCCaaagcatgcatgcatgggTGATGTTTGATACAAAATGTGTTTGCGCAGTTGCCACCTCGGGCACCTCGCCACCGGTTATTGCAGGCAGATTAGAATTTGCGGGGCTTAAACGTAACCGGGAGCTGATGATCCGCGGCGTTGGTAGCTAGCTAGGTttgagcgagcggcggccacCAAGAAGATTACACAGCGAGCACGTTGCTGTCATCGTCACGCCGTTTGTGTTCAGTCCTttgccgctgtcgtcgtcgtcacacTCGCCTCCAGCAGCGCAATGTCGACCCCGCGCGGCGAagacgagacgacgccgctgctcggcgcgtcgaccttcagcgaggtgagcgagCTTGAGCTCACTTGGTATCGGTTGACTTCGCTGACTTGCCCAGGTGGACGTCTACAACCTCGTGCACGAGATCCGGGTGGACATTGTGTCGCATATCGGTGGGTCGTTGACTGCGCCCATGCGCGCGCCCGCTGACACGAACAGACACGCCCCTCACGTACGAGCAGCTTATCGCGCCAGACTCGACGTACACTATCATCCGGTAGGCTGGTCCTCTTGTCCAAGCTGACCCCAAGCCCTTTGACGGAGAAGTACCTTGTGCGGCGGAACCCCAGCGTCAGTGCGTATGctgtggtgctggtgctaCGTGGCGCGCGTATCTTGCTGACACACGCGCAGTCTTCTGCCTCCTTCTCAACAAGGTCCAGTTCACGACCGACTCGCACCAGCTGTCGATCGCGACGCTGTCCGAAAGCCGCGCGACGCTGTGCGAGATCCTCGCGACCCGCGTCCTGCGCGGCTGGTCGGAGCGCAGCCTGCACCTCGCGACAGTGCTGCTCACGCCGTGGCCCATCTTCcagggcgcgagcgcgcaggtcgtcgcgAGCGCCAAGGCAGACGGCGAGCAGGACGTGCTGGATGACACGGGCaccgcgctcgaggtgggCATGCTAGGCCGTTGTTTGGCGATAGGGCAGGTGGGC
This window harbors:
- the pac2 gene encoding cAMP-independent regulatory protein pac2, translated to MVMYPSSSTQQPAAICALKSPADAIHILEAVRLGIVPRVTRRLTGHERSMIRPGTVWVWEEEETNMRRWTDGRRWGASRVGGGGFLVYTESSDSMSPPPSRGDSPSYGSQGGYYANGRDASTSTPPRRPEPLVKQTYSTSMTHPVTAKVKKFHVVAYSSKRNPQGDGSNSLPLPHQLPNLANIKITPGIWPDWETRRDDYGSRRAPSTPHSQAPHLPPHHPGHPHAHPHVHPHHLAATGPSTPVTATAGPIPPPPEPYPVPVDHRDMAHYPPPPPGDRRASPAEAGHPAHHDRRGYAPYYDPYDPRPPPHHYEAYPPPPDRYPHPPDRYYPYYPPPPPPPPTGDYRYDDRYYERGRERERVEREREDPAAAHRNPAGYYPPHPYYRDHQPPPPRDPREGSYPPRPTSSHSAAHLGKRSPDSRPSGGEMPEGKRMPSWSPAAHAAPRFPPAPPSDRGSLPPTSHGRHPSSGSVPPMDPRNGRDYRDHDPRDMRDPRDIRDPRDMRDVPHPQYDERELSRRHSPSPARAGMTAGGVGSGPLTLPPLRDAIDKNGERVSPRAAEREAAWGRVPV